Genomic segment of Desulfovermiculus halophilus DSM 18834:
CCGGCCTGATCGATGTGGTTGTCCTTGAGCATGAGCATTTGGCTCAGGTTCAAGCGATGGTTTTGGCCCCCTCCGATCTGCACGGCGTATTTCTCGGGATATCGAAGGCCGGGCAGAGTCTTGCGGGTGTCTAAGAGCCGGGTCGGTGTTCCCTGCAAGGCCTGAACAAAGGAAGCGGTCAGGGTGGCGATTCCGGACAAATGGGTCAGGTAATTGAGGATCACCCGCTCAGCCTTGAGCAGCAGCGTAGCCGAGCCGCGCAGGTGGCAAAGCTCTTGCCCGGAGGTCACCCGGCTGCCTTCACACACCAGCAGCTCGATGTCCGCCGCGTATCCGGAAGGGCCTGCCCCTTCCAGGATCAAAGCAACAAGGGGCAGGCCGGCAATGACTCCTTCGGCCTTGGCCACGACTGTGGCCTGCAGGATCTCATCCGGAGCAAAGAGGGCCTCGGAGGTCAGGTCCGGGCCGTCCTCTTCCAGGGCCATGTCAATGCTTTGCAGGAGCAGGTCCAAGGCCGGTCCGTGGAAGAAGGCATCAAAATCGGGGTGCCCGTTCATGCCGAAAGTTCCATGCTCTGTCCGGGCTCCAGGTTGACCAGGCGGGCGGAGGCTCCGGCCTGCTGCAGCTCCCGGGCAAAGCGGTCGGTGTTTTGTTCCAGGACCGGAAACGAGCCCCAATGCATGGGCAATACGTTTTTGCATTGCAGCAAGTTGCAGGCCATGGCCGCCTGGGGCGGATCCATGGTGAAGATCCCGCCGATGGGCAGCACGGCCAGATCGATGGAGAACATCTTGCCAAAGAGCTCCATGCTGGAAAAGATCCCGGTGTCACCGGCATGATAGAGGCAATAGCCGTCTTCCAGGGTCAGGATGTATCCCACTGGGCAGCCGGTGGCCGAGGAGTGGAAGGCCTGGACCATGGTTACCTGGATTCCCTTGAACTCCACGGTCCCGCCAATGTTGAAGCCGATGCCGTTTACGATCTGCTCCTCAGGCACCCCGCTGTGTACGAGCTTGCCGGCGGTTTCAACCACCGCCCCGACATGGGCCCCGGTGGCTTTGCAGATATCCACGGCTTGGCCCATGTGGTCGTCGTGGTCATGGGTCACAAGAACCAGGTCCACCTGGGCGCAGGCATCAGATCCAACACAGGCCGAGGGATTGCCTTCGAACCAGGGATCAATGAGGATGGAA
This window contains:
- the nadC gene encoding carboxylating nicotinate-nucleotide diphosphorylase, with the protein product MNGHPDFDAFFHGPALDLLLQSIDMALEEDGPDLTSEALFAPDEILQATVVAKAEGVIAGLPLVALILEGAGPSGYAADIELLVCEGSRVTSGQELCHLRGSATLLLKAERVILNYLTHLSGIATLTASFVQALQGTPTRLLDTRKTLPGLRYPEKYAVQIGGGQNHRLNLSQMLMLKDNHIDQAGSITAAVEKLRTAYRPCPPIEVECRTQDHVREAVQAKADRIMLDNMDEREIAACLPLIPQGIESEISGGVSLEKLPLLGSLGADFISIGCLTNSAPVLDLSMRLQLQADA
- a CDS encoding metal-dependent hydrolase, which produces MSSNTLTWHGHSNFQITTPNCSILIDPWFEGNPSACVGSDACAQVDLVLVTHDHDDHMGQAVDICKATGAHVGAVVETAGKLVHSGVPEEQIVNGIGFNIGGTVEFKGIQVTMVQAFHSSATGCPVGYILTLEDGYCLYHAGDTGIFSSMELFGKMFSIDLAVLPIGGIFTMDPPQAAMACNLLQCKNVLPMHWGSFPVLEQNTDRFARELQQAGASARLVNLEPGQSMELSA